A window of Macaca mulatta isolate MMU2019108-1 chromosome 7, T2T-MMU8v2.0, whole genome shotgun sequence genomic DNA:
aaaaaactagccgggcgaggtggcgggcgcctgtagtcccagctactcgggaggctgaggcaggagaatggtctaaacccgggaggcggagcttgcagtgagctgagatccggccactgcaccccagcctgggcgtcagagcaagactctgtctcaaaaaaaaaaaaaatgtttattttaatgttattccTATGAGCTGTCTTGGAAAAATTTAAGTTTGGTATTATACAGAGCAGTAAGAGTTGTACTGAGGACAAACATAAATGTATAGGAAAAGAACCTAAAAGAAAGAGGTCTTGGTACTTTGTCTATTAAATCTGaccttttagtatttcttttctttctttttttgtttgttttgttaagacatagtctcactatgctggagtgcagtggtgcaatctcggctcaccgcaacctccgcctcccaagttcaagcaattctcctgccccagactaccaagtagctaggattacaggcaaccgccaccacgccgggataatttttgtgtttttggtagagacggggttttaccatgttggccaggctggtcttgaactcctgacctcaagctatccacctgccctggcctcccaaagggctgggattacaggtgtgagccactgcacctggcctcttttagTATTTCATAAGAATAACATCATCTCTAGGGCTATAAATGGGATCCCAGATACAAAATATAATTCAGCTTTAAAACATTTCCTAATGAGGTGGCTAAGAAATATACATGAAAGGATCTATTCCAATTTTGTGTGACCAGTTTGCCTTATAGTTCTTGGGCAGGTAAGAGCTAattacagtattttatttaaaagaagtggtgtgtttttttgtttaattttgtttttgagacagagtcttgctctgtcacccaggctggagtgcagtggcataatcacggctcattgcagcagccttgaccttctaggctcaagtgatcttcccccacctcagcctccagagtagctgggaccacagaacatgccaccattctcagctaatttttgtatttttttgtagagacagggttttgccatgttgctcaggctggcctcaaacttctggactcaagtgatccacctgctttggcctcccgaagtggtgggattacaggcatgagccacaaccacacccagcccttttttttttcccccttgagacagggtctcgatttgttgcccaggctggaatgcagtggcactcatagcttcctgcagccttgacctccctggctcaagcaatcctcccatctgtGCCCCCAAGTACCtaggtacctgggactacaggtgcatgccataatgcccaactaatttttacattttttgggccgggtgtggcagctcacacctgtaattccagcactttgggaggccaaggcgggtggatcacttgaggtcaggaattcaagaccagcctggccaacatagtgaaaccctgtctctactaagactgtgatcacttgaacccgtgaggcagagactgcagtgagtccagcctgggtgacagagtgaggctctgtctcaaaagaaaaaaaaattttttttaaagttttttgtagagacaggtctcactttgttgcccaggctgctctccaactcctggattcaagctgtcctcccaccttggcctcccaaagtgctaggattacgggtgtgagccactacacccagtcaaGAAGTGTATTGTATTTTTAAGCACTGGGATACTCCAGTGTGACATTAGCAAACTGTATAGTTATTAAAAGAATGAAGTAGAGCGCATATATTCAGGGCATTTTGAATCTACGCTCCAGAGAAAAggtaaattatgaaaaaaaataggttgggcacagtggctcatgcctataattccagcactttaggaagccaaggcgggtggattgtttgagccagaagttcgagaccagcctgggcaacatggcaaaacccagctctacaaaaaatacaaaaattagccaggcgtggtggcatgcacctgtggtcctagctactccagaggctaagctgggaggatggcttgagtctgggaggttgaggctgcagtgagccatgatcgcaccactgcactccagcctggatgagacagactgagaccctgtctccaaaaataaataaataaagaatgagaTAGATTTCGAGATGCTGACACGAAAAGATTTCCAAATTATTACtaggaaatgcaaaaatcactCTTTTACCTGAATTCcaaacacaaagcagtttgttCACGTCAAGTGAATACAGGTATATAGTTAGGGTGTGGGGAGAATAaccatattttaaattacttaatttaTAAAAGCAGTTCATTGTTGccccaaataaaaatgttttcctctgTAGTTTTATATAAGCAAATTTTGtaattacaaaataaacacaGCTCATTGTTTGGTCCAAATAGGtagaaaatatcagaaagaaaCAAGTTTCAAGTTATCTTCTATTGGGAACATATATTCAGGGCCACTTGAATATGTGTCTCCCGGGTTACAGTCCTCTAttttggcccaaataaactctctctacacacacacacacactccgttttttctttgagacggagtcttcctctgtcaccagactggagtactatggcgccatctcggctcactgcaacctccacttcccgggttcaacaaattctcctgcctcagcctcccaagtagctgggactataggtgcgcatcaccacacccggctaatttttgtatttttagtagagacggggtttcaccatgttggccaggatggtctcaatctcctgacctcgtgatctgcctgcctcatccttccaaagtgccggaattacaggcgtgagccaccacgcctggctgtatatttttcttccattaaaCAGTATTTAAAATCGTGAAAACCTACCAAAACAAAAGTGAACCTTGAGAATAGAAAGATTTTACATTTAGAGTAATTGGCCTTGCTATTATTTGAAGATCCAGAATAACACTGTGTTACAGAAACATCCCCATCAAAAGCATTTCTAAGGTTCATGCCTCTAGAAAAAGACATCATCTTTGACTCATTGCAAATAATAcaccaaatattttaatttttagttaacCCAAGGAATATATAACAGAAATGGTTATGAATAAAATACAGAAGATTTgcggcgggcgcggtggctcacgcctgtaatcccagcactttgggaggctgaggcgggtggatcacgagatcaggagatgaagaccatcctggctaacacggtgaaaccccctctctactaaaaatacaaaaaattagccggacgtggtggcgagcacttgtaatcctagctacttgggaggctgaggcaggagaatcctttgaacccaggaggcgaaggttgcagtgagccgagatcgcgccactgcactccagcctgggcggcagagcgagactccgtctcaacaataacaacaaaataaataaaataacctctTCCCAGAAGAGGTGCAGTTAACGTATGTACTGTTaggttcaacaaatatttatcacacTTTGTTAAATGCTAGTCATTGTGCTAAATATTAGTAGGGACCTAAGCATGATTACGAGATGCAAAGTGACATAATCTCAATTTAATATAGCGCCAACCCAAGGACAATCCCGCCAAAATCTTAGACTAAAATTAAGCAGCACCATATGGCCCAAAGGGCATTTGAACATAATAACTGTGTGAGTAACTGGATAAGTAACTGGCTGAGTTACTTTTCCTCTCTGGAAGTAAATTATTCTTCTCTACTTTCTAAGCTCGGAAAAAATGATTTACTAACTTCAAATGCCCATTATAGAATGCtttttaaacttctttgtgttacaaacccCTTTTAAGAACATAACTAAAATTATAGCCCTTCTCCCCGGAAGAGATCACTCCCTACTTTTTGCATACAATTCCAGAGGTCTACGGCTCCCTGAAAATTCATTTAAGGTCTCCTTCCGAGTCAATGGACCTCAGGAAACAACGCATTCGAGGTAACTTTGAAGATCTGAAACCCATCCACCAGATGCGAtgcatgttgttttttttttttttttcaaaatacgCTTAACAAGCACTGACATCTTTCATCATGTGCATCAGTGCAAGTCATTACAAGAAAAGTTATAATGGAAAATGCTTTGTTTAGGATAAACTGAAAAGGTGCCCGTaatggcagttttttttttttttttttttttttttttgagatggagtctcgctctgtcgcccagactgttctgcagtggcacgatctcggctcactgcaacctccgcttcccgggttcaagcgattctcgtgcctcagcctcccaagtagctaggactacaggcgcccgctaccatgccctgctaattttgtatttttagtagagacgggatttcatcatattggccaggctggtccagaactcctgacctcgtgatccgcccgcctaggcctcccaaaatgctgggattacaggcgtgagccaccgcgcccggcccgtaaTAGCAAATTTTTTAAGTGAGATGGGATATTTCAAATATGAGGACTCTGGAAAGAACTGTTACCTCCAAAGAATCGTTGTTTACACCATAATACCACTCTCTCCAATGTCCATGGCTCTCTGGAGATTTTGCCAGTTCTATCACTGCATTGTTTGAAGAAATGCTAATCACAGGTTCTGTGGTACTCAATTTATTCTCTGGAGCAAATTGCAAAAAGAAGGAATAAACTAAGTCTTGTGTGGAGAAGCGTAATTTGTACCAGAGGGGATTCAAATCTCCTTGAAGACTTTGCGGCTGGATCCGAGGCACCTGAATGAGCAGAGTCAAGGTTTCTTTGTCCTGATTACACAGTAACGGAGGACACAAAGGCTCCCCGCTCTTGGTCCCGGGACCACCCATGGCGCGGGCTGAGGGCTCGCAGCGCTTGCCCTCCGACTCCGCGCGCGTCTCCACACCGGTATCTCCGCGCGCACTCTCTCTTCCCGCATAAGACTCCCAGGCAAGGCCCCGGCAGGACGTACAAAGGGAGCCTCCGCCACCAGGTGAGTTCTCTCCTCCGGAAGATGGTTCCTCCACGCTGCCCGGCGGCGACCCCGCGTGCGTGCTCAAGTCCTGCTCCCCCGGCTTGGGGACACGTTCCTCTCCAGCGCCGGCCGGCGGGGACGCCACCTTGGGGTAGCCCACGGTGGTGACCCCAGAGCTCGCAGCCCCAGCCACGCAGGTATCGCGGCCTCCGTCCTCGGCGGGACTCCCCACGGGTCCCGCCTCCCCCTCGTGAACGGAAGTGCAGGCCTGGCCATCAGTTCCGGACGGGTCCAAGGACTCTTCCGGCGTGGCGGCGGCGACTGCGCCGGCGACGGCGGGATCCCGGCGCGCGGCCGGTAGTACCACTGGCAGCGTAACCACCAGCTGCCGCCGGGCCTTGTTGAATTGTGCCTTGCCGCGGCCGTCGTCCACTGGGTACGGGAGCGATAGTCGCAGCCGGTAGTCGGGTTTCCTTGAGTCGAGGCACAGCAGCTTTCCCGTCACCTCCAGCGCCGCCTGCGCGGCCGAGCGCAACAGCGGCAGTTCTATGGTGACCACCAGCTCATGGGGTACGGGGCTCGGGGCTGAGTCCCGGGAGCAGCGGTAATCCTGGAGGTCCACGTGGTGGCGCTGCACCACGCTGTAGCGGGGCTCAGTGGGGGCGGGCTGCAAGGCCGCTTCCGGAGGGGAGGGCACCCGGGGCCCGTGGGTTGCAGAGTTCCCGGAGGTTGCCGGGTACTGGTAGGGGTAGGGGAAGTCCGGGAGAGGACCCTTCGGCTCCTCCTCAGGCCTGGCCAGGATGACCCCGGGCAGGGGTGTGCGCAGCACCGCAGCCTCGGGGGTCCCCTTATACTTGGCTTTCAGGGTCTTGGCATTCCTGCGGTCCAGCTTCACGCCGAACTGCTTCTCGACTGCCTCCAGGGCCGTAGCGTCCAGCATCTGGCGGAAGCCCTCGTGCCGCCGGGCCAGCGCTAGCGCGTCTGGATGGAAGACCACGTCGTAGACCATGTATCGGCTGCTGTTGCGCCCCGCGTACTCACGGCCTGGCGCCAAGCTGTAGGGCAGGGACCAGTGACTGCCAGGAGCTGCTCCCCGGTCGTCATCGGAGCCGGGCCGGCTGCTGGGCGCGCCCACCAGCGCATTGCTGCAGACGTTCACGAAGCAGCGCCGTGTCTCGTCCAGGCTGGTGCGCAGCACGTGCCCCGGCTCCGGGTGCACGAACCGCACCTCCACCCCGCGCTCACGCTCTAGCGCGGTGATCTCCGCCTCGTAGCGCCGCCGGTTCTCCGGGTTGGTGAGCTCCTCGGCGTACTGGGAGAACATTCGCCGGAACTCCGGGTCCTGGAAGGCGGAGGTGAGCCGCTGGACCTCCTCTCCACTCAGGTCTAAGTCCTCCAGCGACGAGGAGGCCTCCGCTTTGGCCATACTGCCCTGTGGCTTCTCGCCCTCTGGCCAAGGGGGATCAATCTGAGACTGGCTTGGGGGATCCGCCTCAGAGTCTCTTGGCAGCCGAGAGTGACGCGGTGGAGATCAGTAACGGCTGGAAAATTGAGCCTTGAGCAGCGCGTGCTTGTTGCCATAGTGACACCACTAACATTCGGGAGGAGGGGTAGAAATCTTGGTGGAATAGGCTGGGCgcgtggttcaggcctgtaatcccagcactttgggaggccgaggtgggcggatcacgaagtcaggagattgagaccatcctggctaaaacggtgaaaccccgtctctactaaaaatacaaaaaaattagccgggctagggggcgcctgtagtcccagctacgtgggagactgaggcaggagaatagcgtgaacccgggaggcggagctcttgcagtgagccgagatcgcgccactgcactccagcctgggcaacagagcgagactccgtctcaaaaaaaaaaaaaaaaaaaggaaataatggtGGAATAGTGGAAATGCCAGAAATAGCCCTCTTAGATTCTTCAAACTAACTCACCGCTGTACTTTCTCTGTTTTATAGATTCCTGTGCCATAGTGCAGTTACTTACTTCTGCAGAATAACTATCGTAGTAACTGTCATAATTTCCAGCATTACGTGCATTATCCCATTCATTGCTCACACCACTAAAAGATAAAAACCTCATCCCCCTTTCACAAACAAGATGGGACCTGAGAAGTTGaaccaaggtcacatagccagtgTATTCAACAGGCGAATCCAAACCTAAGTTTATCTGCGTTTTTCACTTTGCTAAACCAACATTtcaatcttttttgttgttgttgagatagtctcactctgtctcccaggctggcatgcggtggcgagatcttggctcactgcagctttagcttcccgggttcaagcaattctcctgcctcagcctcccaagtagctgggattacaggtgcctgcaaccacgccgggctaatttttgtatttttagtagagatggggttttaccatgttggccaggctggtcttgaactcttgacctcaggtgatccaccctcctcggcctcccaaaatgctgggattacagacgtgagcgaTGGCGCCCGGCCAACCTTTCAATCTCAGTGTTCCTCCTTTGCATTTTCTGGCGATTCCACTATAATATTTACCCAGTAAAAACTCATTTAGGGCAAGACATATGGGCAGGGTGTTCATAAACAATTGCCAGTGGCCCGTGAACATATAAGActacattaataataaaaatgcaaatataccACATTTAAACTACCAAAATAGCAAAGATCCTTATAGTTACTGTGTTTCCTTGGGGTGGGAGTAGACTTTAGTAAAATCTTTTTAGAAAGCAGTTGTGCAATTGTATCAACaccatttattcatttgtgtatgtatgtatatatttttgagacagggtctcactctgttgcccaggctggagtgcagcttcaacctctccggggctcaagcagtactcctgcctcagcctcccaagtaactgggactacaggcatgcgccaccatgcctggctaattttttaagtttttgtagagatagggttctcactgtgttgcccaggctggtctccaactcctggattcagatgatcctcacaccttggcctcccagagtgctaggattataggcgtgagccaccacaccaggtccaaaacccttttttttttttttttttttgaggctatctcactcttttgcccaggctggagtgcagtggtgcaatcatggctcactgcaacctccgcctcccaggttcaagcaattctcgctgcctcagcctcccaagtagctgggattacagtcactcaccaccacatccggctaagttttgtatttttagtagagatggggtttcaccatgttggccaggctggtctcccacctttgacctcaagtgatctgcccacgtcagcctcccaaagtgctgggattacaggcatgagctaccgcgcctggcctaaaacctttctaatgtgctttttttttttcacccaaatGCCCTTAGAGTATTTGACACAATACTCTTAGAACATTCTCAAGGTGACATCATTTATGATTCTAAAGGTTTGAGAAGAATCTACAAATTCAGCAATGGAACTGATTGAGCAGGTTTTGGTAGAGCCACACAACAGAATTTTGTACAACCATTGAAAATGATCATATGGAAGTATGCTTATTTACTGGAGTAGTTATTTATTCATTGGTAATTGGTCAATTCAGTGATCATTTTTCTATTCTCAGCAACATTTAACACAGTTGATGTTGGCATTACCTCAGTGACAAGACACTTTCCAGATTTCTCTTCTATCTCATCAGTCACTCTCATAGTTTTGCTCTGTAGGTATCTACTTCTTTTCAACTTCTACATGGAAATGCCCCAAAACTAGGACCCAGTCTGTTACCCATCTATATTCTCCTTCAGAAATATATTTACACTCACACATACTTGTCTTACACTCAGGTTTTACACTCCTATATCCAGCTGCACATTCGAGGTGTCCATTTGAGTGATTAATACGTAAGCTACTCAGGCTTGAAATGATCCAGATCAGCAGAACTCCTGACTGTCTTCCCAAACCACTGCCTCATCTTATGGTCTCTTGGAAGCATTCAAAGCAGTTGACTGCCCCCTTGAAACACATCTTTCTCATGTTTTGCAGAACTCCAAACTGTcccattttcctcctcctttatGCTCCTGCCAGTTTTCCAAATGTGGGAGTCACCCAAGGCTTTGTTCATCAGCCCTCTTACCTAATCATATTTCTTCCAAGATGTCTTATGCAGGCCCATAGTTTTAACTGCCATCTGTGTTCAAATTAGtcctttcaagaaatatttattgtgtgctcATTGCACTTATTATATAGGTAATTAACAAGGATGTGAAGCagttgcatttcctttttttttttttctttgagacagagtcttgctctatcgcctaggctggagtgcaatggcgcgatcttggctcactgcaacctccgcctcctgggttcaaacgattctcctgcatcagcctcccaagtagctgggattgcaggggcccaccaccatgcccggctaatatttgtattatttagtagagatggggtttcactatattggtcgggctggtctcgaattcctgacctcaggtgatccgcccacatcagcctcccaaagtgctgagattacaggtgcaagccaccatgcccagccagcaatTACACTTTCATATCCTGGGAGTCTGTATTGGAACACTGTTAACATAATGCTTATGACAATGAAATTCTACTCCCAGATACACATTCAACAGAAACACGTATCCCCACCAAAAGACATGTACTACAATGTGTGTATTCATAGCGGCACTATTCATAACTGACAAAttctggaaacaacccaaattctCATTCatagtagaatggataaataaatggtaAATACCCGCCCATACAATGCACTACTCAACAGTATAGATGAATATCATTAACATCATGGTGCTTGAAAGAAACCAgatgtaaaataatacatatgaCTCTGTCATATAATAGACAAAACTTGGCAAAATAAATCTGTTAAGCCAAGCTAGTGATGGCCATTTTGGGAGAGCTTCTGGGGTGAGAGTCTGTTAATCTTGGTTACATTGGGTATGCAATTTGTGAAATTCATTGTGCTGTACACTGACAATAgattttgtgtatcttttaaagtcaaaaaatgtacttttttttgtttttttggagacagagtctccctctgtgatctaggctggagtgcagtggcacaatctcagctcactgcaacctccgcctcccaggttcaagcagtactcctgcctcagcctcccgggtagctggtattacagatgcccaccacccacgcctggctaatttttgtatttttagtagagatggggttttgccatattagccaggctggtctcaaactcctgacctcaggtgatccaccctcctcagcctcccaaagtgctgggattacaggaatgagccaccttactcagcctaaaaaaaaaaactttggtttttttttgttaaaaaataaagaaactttgCCCTCATGGATTTCATCTGGGGTGAGACTAGTGAGTCCAAAATGGTATCTCCAGTTCTGTCTGACCACTGAACTCTAAGAGACTTACATGCCACTGCCCTGCAGAGTTCTCCACCTGGATGTTTGATGGGCATCTCACATTAACAGT
This region includes:
- the DNAAF2 gene encoding protein kintoun isoform X2; this translates as MAKAEASSSLEDLDLSGEEVQRLTSAFQDPEFRRMFSQYAEELTNPENRRRYEAEITALERERGVEVRFVHPEPGHVLRTSLDETRRCFVNVCSNALVGAPSSRPGSDDDRGAAPGSHWSLPYSLAPGREYAGRNSSRYMVYDVVFHPDALALARRHEGFRQMLDATALEAVEKQFGVKLDRRNAKTLKAKYKGTPEAAVLRTPLPGVILARPEEEPKGPLPDFPYPYQYPATSGNSATHGPRVPSPPEAALQPAPTEPRYSVVQRHHVDLQDYRCSRDSAPSPVPHELVVTIELPLLRSAAQAALEVTGKLLCLDSRKPDYRLRLSLPYPVDDGRGKAQFNKARRQLVVTLPVVLPAARRDPAVAGAVAAATPEESLDPSGTDGQACTSVHEGEAGPVGSPAEDGGRDTCVAGAASSGVTTVGYPKVASPPAGAGEERVPKPGEQDLSTHAGSPPGSVEEPSSGGENSPGGGGSLCTSCRGLAWESYAGRESARGDTGVETRAESEGKRCEPSARAMGGPGTKSGEPLCPPLLCNQDKETLTLLIQVPRIQPQSLQGDLNPLWYKLRFSTQDLVYSFFLQFAPENKLSTTEPVISISSNNAVIELAKSPESHGHWREWYYGVNNDSLELQECSNSDQLQGKEERVNEESRLTKKEYIEHCNTSTTDSDSSIAVKALQIDSFGSVTCFQQESLDVSQMILGKSQQPESKMQSEFIKEKSATCSNEEKDNLNESIITEEKETDGDHLSSLLNKTTVHNIPGFDSIKETNMQDGSVQVIKDHVTNCAFNFQNSLLYDLD
- the DNAAF2 gene encoding protein kintoun isoform X1; the protein is MAKAEASSSLEDLDLSGEEVQRLTSAFQDPEFRRMFSQYAEELTNPENRRRYEAEITALERERGVEVRFVHPEPGHVLRTSLDETRRCFVNVCSNALVGAPSSRPGSDDDRGAAPGSHWSLPYSLAPGREYAGRNSSRYMVYDVVFHPDALALARRHEGFRQMLDATALEAVEKQFGVKLDRRNAKTLKAKYKGTPEAAVLRTPLPGVILARPEEEPKGPLPDFPYPYQYPATSGNSATHGPRVPSPPEAALQPAPTEPRYSVVQRHHVDLQDYRCSRDSAPSPVPHELVVTIELPLLRSAAQAALEVTGKLLCLDSRKPDYRLRLSLPYPVDDGRGKAQFNKARRQLVVTLPVVLPAARRDPAVAGAVAAATPEESLDPSGTDGQACTSVHEGEAGPVGSPAEDGGRDTCVAGAASSGVTTVGYPKVASPPAGAGEERVPKPGEQDLSTHAGSPPGSVEEPSSGGENSPGGGGSLCTSCRGLAWESYAGRESARGDTGVETRAESEGKRCEPSARAMGGPGTKSGEPLCPPLLCNQDKETLTLLIQVPRIQPQSLQGDLNPLWYKLRFSTQDLVYSFFLQFAPENKLSTTEPVISISSNNAVIELAKSPESHGHWREWYYGVNNDSLEERLFVNEENVNEFLEEVLSSPFKQCMSLTPPLIEVLQVTDNKIEINAKLQECSNSDQLQGKEERVNEESRLTKKEYIEHCNTSTTDSDSSIAVKALQIDSFGSVTCFQQESLDVSQMILGKSQQPESKMQSEFIKEKSATCSNEEKDNLNESIITEEKETDGDHLSSLLNKTTVHNIPGFDSIKETNMQDGSVQVIKDHVTNCAFNFQNSLLYDLD